The genomic interval TTTACTATCTTTTAATTTAAATTCACCATTTTCTAATTTTTTAATAAAATCTTTAGAGAAAAGTTGATTTAAAACTTCATTATTAAAATTTTTACTTTTAGAGTATGTGTTTAGCTCTTTTTTCCAAGAACCATTTTCTGAAAACTCTTCATACTCTGGAGAAAGATCAAAAAATCTTAAAAGTATATCTTTTTTATTGTTTGTTGAAACTTTAAAATTTATATTAGGTGTGTACTGGCCAAGCTCCTCTAAAAAAGCATCTCTGCTTTGTTGAGCTCTTTCAACATAAGTAGATGAAGCGAATATATCTTTTCCGAAGATTTCTTTATTATTTTCATAGAATCTTTTAGCAATATCTTTTTGTTCTTTAACTCCAACATCAGTTAAAAGACCGTAATTTCCTTTTTCAATCTCCATTAGTTGTGCTATAGAGTTTTTTAACTCTAACCCTTCAGGAGTAATAGCACCTTCTTTTTCTGCAATGGATAGCAATTCGTATAAAGATACATCATATTTAGGTGAAGATAGATGTCTAGATCCATGTCTTCCTAAGTGATTTATAAAAAATGGTTTATATCCATTAGGTACAGGTGCTGTAGAAATCTCTTTAACATTGTATGGTTGCTTAGTACCTAAGTAGTTAAAGTCTGTTGAAAAAGCTGAAGTAGCTAAAGTGGTAAAAATAGCTAAAAATTTAATGGTATTCACTTTTAAAAATCCTCCCTGTAAAAAATATTTATCAGACTCATTATAAACTAGGTATGTTAAATGAAAATTAAAATGAAGTAAAAGAAATGTTATTTTATATACAAAAAAATAAAAAAACACAGAGGTTTCTATAAAACCTCTGTGTTTTCTATGTAAAAACTATTTATTTGTTTTTCTAGCTATTTTAGGGAAGATAAGTCCAAGTCCAACTAAAACAACTGGTGTTAAAATGTTAAGAGTAATTTGGAAGAACCACTCAGAACTGAATGTTTCAATGTTTTTAGGGAAGATACCCATTAAACATGCAAATGATGTAAATGCAAAACACCAAACTCCAATTGCAGTTGCAATTTTATCATTTTTAACAAACTTAAATCCTGAACTATCACTTAAAGCTTTATTTTTAATTAATCCTCTAAGTCCAATGTATGCTAAGAATACCCATAAGTATCTAAGTGGCATAACAATTGAGTTTAAATCAAGAAGCCAGTTATAAAGGTTGTTCATATCTCCAATTCCAAGTGCAGGAATTATAATTAAGATTCCAACAAGTACAGCTGTTAACTTATATCCATTAATAGGTGCTCCATTTTCATTTGTTTTAGTAAATGCAGCTGGTATAAAGTTCTTATCCCCTTCTCCAATTAATATTTTTAATGGAGCGTCGATAGAGAACATAAGTGCTGATATTTGAGATAAAGTATTAGCTACAGCATATAAAACCATAAGTGCATTTCCAACACCGTAGTACTCACCTAAAAGTTTAAATGCATAGTATTGACCATTCATTTTTAAGTCAGCAGGGATGTTTCCACTGTTAAACATGATTCCCATAGCAAATGAACCAAGTAGAGCTGACATACCAACCATAGCAGCAAGTGCTAACATCCCTTTAGGGAAGTTTTTGTGAGGATTTTCAACGTCTTTAACGTATGGAGAGATTTTCTCGCATCCACCAACAGCAAATACTAACATAGATATAGTAGTAAAATATGTAAAGTCAAATTTAGGCATAAATGTTGCCAGTGACCAATCAGTTGTAGCAGGATTTATACTCATAAGAGATGGTGCAGCAACTGTTAATAAAATATATAAAATACCCATGAAGAACATAGATGTTCCAGCAAGAGCTCCTATTCTTTTTAAAGAGTTCATACCTTTAGATGATAACCAAAGGAAAAGTAGGAAGATTCCTAAAACAAAACTCTGTAAAACTAAAGGATTAAAAGTTTTTATCATGTCTCCATTTTGGAAGAAAACCCAACTTAAAGCAACTAGTGCACTTTGAGGTTTTTGTGCTAAATAAGGGATGTGAACAACCCAATATGTCCAACCAGCAAGATAAGCTATCATAGGTCCATAAGTTGAACCAACCCAACTTGAAACTCCTCCAGCTTTATGATCAAACACAGATCCCATTTCTCCAACCATAAGTGCATATGGTAAAAAGTAAAGAGAAAGAATTAATACCCAAGAAACTACAACTGTTAAACCTTGATTTGCGTAGTTATTAACAACGTTACCAAATCCCCAAACAATTGTGAATCCCATCATGGCTAGCATACGCCAGTTTAATTTTTTTGATTCCATTAATTTAGTACTCCTTTTTTTGTTAAATATTTCACTTTAATATGTACAATTGTACACCAAAGAGGTACAAAAATCAAATAATTTTTTCTTATGTGGTATAATGAAAAGTAATTTTCATAAATAAAACTATTAATTTCTTTCAAAAAATTATGAAAAAGATTATGAATTGAACAAAAGTATTTTTATATGTACAATTTGTGATATAAAAAAAGTTTTAAGGGGAGTGTGTCAGATGACTACCAAAAATAGAATAAGTGCATGGGAGTTTTTCCAAAGCTTAGGAAAAACATTTATGTTGCCGGTAGCTTTACTAGCAGCAATGGGAATTTTACTTGGAATAGGTGCTGCCTTTACTGGTGGAACAACAATAGAGATGTTTCCGTTTTTAGGAAACAGTTTTTTACAAGGTATATTTAACTTTATGATAAAAATAAGTTTAGTTGCCTTTTCATTTTTACCACTTATGTTTGCTGTGGCAATTCCACTGGGAATGGCTAGAGAGAACAAAGAGATTGCAGCTTTTGCAGGACTTATGGGTTACATTGCAATGCAGCTTGGAACAAATTTCTATTTAAGTGAGACTGGACTTTTAAAAGTTGTAGATACAAAGATGGTAATGGGAATTCAAAGTATCGATACAGGAGCACTAGGAGCATTAATATGTGGAGTTATAGTTTTCTTTATCCACGAGAAGTTCCAAAACGTTGAGTTACCAGATGCTTTCTCATTCTTTGGAGGAACAAGATTTGTAGCAATTGCAACAGTTTTAATAATGTCAGTGGTTGGACTTGCAGTGCCAATGGTATGGCCGTTCTTTGCAGCTGGAATAAATAAAGTTGGAGCAGCAATCCACGGAGCTGGACCATTTGGACCATTCCTATTTGGAGCTGGAGAGAGATTACTTCTTCCATTTGGACTTCACCACATCTTAGTTGCAACAATAAGATTTACAGAAGCTGGAGGAACTTATGTAACTCAGGCAGGAGAAACAATTCATGGAGCTTTAAATATATTTTATAATCAATTTGCACAAGGAGCAGAGTTTGTATCTCCAGAAGCAA from Cetobacterium somerae carries:
- a CDS encoding amino acid permease; this translates as MESKKLNWRMLAMMGFTIVWGFGNVVNNYANQGLTVVVSWVLILSLYFLPYALMVGEMGSVFDHKAGGVSSWVGSTYGPMIAYLAGWTYWVVHIPYLAQKPQSALVALSWVFFQNGDMIKTFNPLVLQSFVLGIFLLFLWLSSKGMNSLKRIGALAGTSMFFMGILYILLTVAAPSLMSINPATTDWSLATFMPKFDFTYFTTISMLVFAVGGCEKISPYVKDVENPHKNFPKGMLALAAMVGMSALLGSFAMGIMFNSGNIPADLKMNGQYYAFKLLGEYYGVGNALMVLYAVANTLSQISALMFSIDAPLKILIGEGDKNFIPAAFTKTNENGAPINGYKLTAVLVGILIIIPALGIGDMNNLYNWLLDLNSIVMPLRYLWVFLAYIGLRGLIKNKALSDSSGFKFVKNDKIATAIGVWCFAFTSFACLMGIFPKNIETFSSEWFFQITLNILTPVVLVGLGLIFPKIARKTNK
- the malX gene encoding maltose/glucose-specific PTS transporter subunit IIBC, with product MTTKNRISAWEFFQSLGKTFMLPVALLAAMGILLGIGAAFTGGTTIEMFPFLGNSFLQGIFNFMIKISLVAFSFLPLMFAVAIPLGMARENKEIAAFAGLMGYIAMQLGTNFYLSETGLLKVVDTKMVMGIQSIDTGALGALICGVIVFFIHEKFQNVELPDAFSFFGGTRFVAIATVLIMSVVGLAVPMVWPFFAAGINKVGAAIHGAGPFGPFLFGAGERLLLPFGLHHILVATIRFTEAGGTYVTQAGETIHGALNIFYNQFAQGAEFVSPEATKFLSQGKMPTFMFGLGGAALAIYKSAYLENRKKIKGLLISAVVASAVGGITEPIEFIFLFIAPVLYVFHAIMTGLGFMVMGLLKVAIGNTDGNIIDFLVFGVFQGFWTKWFYVIPVGIIWFLIYYFVFKWYIVKYDIPTPGRDNSAQAQEAVDSGDIAGYTAKVMLEALGGKENIVSLDNCITRLRLVVKDASIIDVEAVKAAGAVNVVKLNDTNVQVIIGPKVQMLKKQLQKLM
- a CDS encoding histidine-type phosphatase, translating into MNTIKFLAIFTTLATSAFSTDFNYLGTKQPYNVKEISTAPVPNGYKPFFINHLGRHGSRHLSSPKYDVSLYELLSIAEKEGAITPEGLELKNSIAQLMEIEKGNYGLLTDVGVKEQKDIAKRFYENNKEIFGKDIFASSTYVERAQQSRDAFLEELGQYTPNINFKVSTNNKKDILLRFFDLSPEYEEFSENGSWKKELNTYSKSKNFNNEVLNQLFSKDFIKKLENGEFKLKDSKGKTVLKNPTDAVRNLYDLYIIQANIGKDLGFGKYFSEEQLKWYEEVDNLNDFYEKGPGKNGEDIATNIAFPLLENFIVTSDDAIKNQNTSANLRFAHAETTIPFITLLEINGYSAKEDNIEKVYDKWLGRDISGMSTNIQWIFYKNNQNDILVKILHNEKDAELPIATSMKPYYKWDDVKNFYTNKLK